From uncultured Roseateles sp., the proteins below share one genomic window:
- a CDS encoding carbon monoxide dehydrogenase subunit G, producing MKIENQRELPCSQAQAWAALNDDAVLQACIPGCESLTRTAPDRLEAVVIAAIGPVRARFTGKLALSEINAPTGYKLSFEGQGGAAGFSKGTAEVRLSPVSERCTQLHYEATMQIGGKLAQIGSRIVDAAAQKIIQEFFTRFEAQLTTAPEPAATAAPIQSSWWTALGNWWRGLFGARKAAG from the coding sequence GAAAATCGAGAATCAACGCGAGCTGCCCTGCTCGCAAGCCCAGGCCTGGGCGGCCCTGAATGACGACGCCGTGCTGCAGGCCTGCATCCCCGGCTGCGAATCGCTGACCCGCACCGCGCCCGACCGGCTGGAGGCCGTGGTCATTGCCGCCATCGGCCCGGTGCGTGCCCGCTTCACCGGCAAGCTGGCGCTCAGCGAGATCAATGCGCCCACCGGCTACAAGCTCAGCTTCGAGGGCCAGGGCGGCGCGGCCGGCTTCAGCAAGGGCACGGCCGAGGTCCGGCTCAGCCCGGTGTCGGAGCGTTGCACCCAGCTGCACTACGAGGCCACGATGCAGATCGGCGGCAAGCTGGCGCAGATAGGCTCGCGCATCGTCGACGCGGCGGCGCAGAAGATCATCCAGGAGTTTTTCACCCGATTCGAGGCACAGCTGACGACGGCGCCCGAGCCAGCGGCGACGGCGGCGCCCATCCAATCAAGCTGGTGGACGGCGCTGGGCAACTGGTGGCGCGGCTTGTTCGGTGCGCGCAAGGCCGCGGGCTGA
- a CDS encoding DUF2805 domain-containing protein has product MAKPIPRLNPDQIQRIIATAWDDTPPFNAVLMQHGVSQGELVQLLKRELTPNAFKLWRARTGGGKPNAPMKRKPRGK; this is encoded by the coding sequence ATGGCCAAACCGATACCCCGCCTCAACCCCGACCAGATCCAGCGCATCATCGCCACCGCCTGGGACGACACCCCGCCCTTCAACGCCGTGCTGATGCAGCACGGCGTGTCGCAGGGCGAGCTGGTGCAGCTGCTCAAGCGCGAGCTGACGCCCAATGCCTTCAAGCTGTGGCGGGCGCGCACCGGTGGCGGCAAGCCCAATGCGCCGATGAAGCGCAAGCCACGCGGAAAGTGA
- a CDS encoding YciI family protein: MTDYILLMHDDVPAECRTASEAGWDGYIAKLAASGRFSGGSSIGPGACFRKDGAARATSSALLGYIRVQAESLDEAQKLLAGNPTFEAGGTVEIRELPQG, encoded by the coding sequence ATGACCGACTACATCCTGCTGATGCACGACGATGTACCCGCGGAATGCCGCACCGCAAGCGAAGCCGGTTGGGACGGCTACATTGCCAAGCTTGCCGCCAGCGGGCGGTTCAGCGGCGGCAGCTCGATCGGGCCAGGTGCCTGTTTTCGAAAAGACGGGGCAGCCAGGGCGACTTCATCCGCGCTGCTTGGCTACATTCGAGTCCAGGCCGAGAGCCTCGACGAGGCGCAGAAACTGCTGGCCGGAAACCCCACTTTCGAGGCCGGCGGTACCGTAGAAATCCGGGAGCTGCCACAGGGTTGA
- a CDS encoding inositol monophosphatase, which translates to MSTAIELAREAGRSLLETFGTSEVIDTKGDYSNVVTAADTRSEELIVRGIRRAYPGHSIIAEETGCDLRASPFTWVVDPLDGTSNYAAGVPWFGVLISVLKDKVPIVGVMHLPATGDLYSAVSGAGAFRNGKRISVTRETRLENVLWAYGMDGGASEEQAMRNVLVLAKLLGRVRNIRATNSLVDPAYTSDGRLGGMLNQSTRLWDIAAPMLIVQEAGGLYTDLAGQPLDLDTSPTAADREYAVLAGAPELHASIAAIVRESLPARVAAVSPDTGRRG; encoded by the coding sequence TTGAGCACGGCGATCGAGCTTGCCCGGGAAGCGGGCCGTTCCCTTCTTGAAACCTTTGGCACTTCGGAGGTCATTGATACCAAGGGCGACTACAGCAACGTCGTCACCGCCGCGGATACCCGCTCCGAGGAACTCATTGTTCGCGGGATCCGGAGGGCCTACCCAGGCCATTCGATCATTGCAGAGGAAACCGGCTGCGATCTGCGGGCGTCGCCGTTCACCTGGGTTGTGGATCCGCTCGACGGAACGTCGAATTACGCAGCCGGCGTGCCCTGGTTCGGGGTCCTCATCAGCGTACTCAAAGACAAAGTGCCCATCGTTGGCGTGATGCACCTGCCCGCTACCGGCGATCTCTACTCGGCAGTATCTGGCGCCGGCGCGTTCAGAAACGGCAAGCGAATTTCCGTCACCCGCGAGACCAGGCTGGAGAACGTGTTGTGGGCCTATGGCATGGACGGAGGTGCCAGCGAGGAGCAGGCGATGCGCAATGTGCTTGTGCTGGCCAAGCTGCTGGGCCGCGTCAGGAACATCAGAGCGACCAACAGCCTGGTCGACCCGGCCTACACCTCGGACGGCCGCTTGGGCGGCATGCTGAATCAAAGCACCCGGCTATGGGATATCGCGGCGCCCATGCTCATCGTGCAGGAAGCCGGTGGCCTGTACACGGACCTCGCCGGGCAGCCCCTCGATCTGGATACTTCACCCACCGCCGCCGACAGGGAGTACGCCGTTCTTGCTGGCGCGCCTGAGTTGCACGCATCCATCGCGGCAATCGTGCGAGAGTCGCTTCCAGCTCGGGTGGCGGCAGTATCGCCAGACACCGGGCGTCGAGGTTGA
- a CDS encoding HAD family hydrolase: MGALVIFDCDGVLVDSERLSHIVLQQMLHELGAPLTFDEAVQRFMGTSMPVCMERIGELLGAPPPEDFLAQFSRRTRAAFEAELRAVPGVEQVLAALQTPFCVASNGNRAKVDFTLGHTGLLRRFEGRIFTADDVRHPKPAPDLFLLAARTLDADPHRTTVVEDTPTGICAAKAAGMRAIGFSAMTSAEQLLAAGADAVARTMADVQVLLAPGGR, translated from the coding sequence ATGGGCGCCCTCGTGATCTTCGACTGTGACGGCGTGCTGGTTGACAGCGAGCGCCTGAGCCACATCGTCTTGCAGCAGATGCTCCACGAGCTTGGCGCGCCGCTGACATTCGACGAAGCCGTGCAGCGTTTCATGGGCACCTCGATGCCTGTCTGCATGGAACGGATCGGCGAACTGCTTGGCGCGCCACCGCCCGAGGACTTCCTGGCCCAGTTCTCCCGCCGGACCCGGGCCGCCTTCGAGGCCGAGTTGCGCGCGGTGCCGGGCGTTGAGCAGGTGCTGGCCGCCTTGCAGACGCCGTTCTGCGTCGCCTCCAACGGCAATCGCGCCAAGGTGGACTTCACGCTGGGACATACCGGGCTGCTGCGGCGCTTCGAGGGGCGCATCTTCACCGCGGATGATGTTCGCCACCCCAAGCCGGCACCCGACCTGTTCCTGCTCGCCGCGCGTACGCTGGATGCCGACCCGCATCGAACCACCGTGGTCGAGGACACCCCCACCGGCATCTGCGCCGCCAAGGCTGCGGGCATGCGAGCCATAGGCTTCTCGGCCATGACCTCGGCCGAGCAACTGCTCGCCGCGGGTGCGGATGCGGTCGCCCGTACCATGGCCGATGTGCAGGTCCTGCTGGCACCTGGCGGCCGCTAG
- a CDS encoding M20 aminoacylase family protein has protein sequence MSESTRDDISDLLPALVALRHDLHAHPELAYAEHRTAGIVAAALRELGLEVHEGIGGTGVVGLLRNGTGRSVGLRADMDALPMVEQSGLPHASLFSGVHHGCGHDGHTSMLLGAARQLTRTRRFAGTVVFIFQPAEEGRGGAKAMVEDGLFERFPCDSVYALHNWPDLPLGHAQTRPGPIMAAADRFDISVRGRGGHAAQPQHTPDAILAASQLVTQLNTIVARRIDPGESAVLSVTRIEGGHSHNVLPAEVQITGTVRSFDPDSQDRIEAALHATAQGVALASGTEVEVKYTRYYPATINSAAEAELALAAAADAGLQAAVAPLPAFTSEDFAFLLQQRPGAYLWLGQRRLGAEAGTSRPLHHPCYDFNDAALPLGIAWFTAVAQRALR, from the coding sequence ATGAGTGAATCGACCCGCGACGACATCAGCGATCTGCTGCCCGCCCTGGTGGCCCTGCGCCACGACCTGCATGCCCATCCGGAGCTGGCCTATGCCGAGCACCGCACGGCCGGCATCGTGGCGGCGGCGTTGCGCGAACTCGGGCTGGAGGTGCATGAGGGCATCGGCGGCACCGGCGTTGTCGGCCTGCTGCGCAACGGCACGGGCCGCAGCGTCGGCCTGCGCGCCGACATGGATGCGCTGCCCATGGTCGAGCAAAGCGGCCTGCCCCATGCCAGCCTGTTCAGCGGCGTGCACCATGGCTGCGGCCATGATGGCCACACCAGCATGCTGCTCGGCGCGGCCCGCCAGCTGACGCGCACGCGGCGCTTCGCCGGCACGGTGGTGTTCATCTTCCAGCCGGCCGAGGAGGGCCGGGGTGGCGCCAAGGCGATGGTGGAGGACGGGCTGTTCGAGCGCTTCCCCTGCGACAGCGTCTATGCCCTGCACAACTGGCCCGATCTGCCGCTGGGCCACGCCCAGACGAGACCCGGCCCCATCATGGCCGCGGCCGACCGTTTCGACATCAGCGTGCGCGGCCGCGGCGGCCATGCCGCCCAACCCCAGCACACGCCCGACGCCATCCTGGCGGCCAGCCAGCTGGTGACCCAGCTCAACACCATCGTCGCCCGGCGCATTGACCCCGGCGAGTCGGCCGTGCTGTCGGTGACGCGCATCGAGGGCGGCCACTCGCACAATGTGCTGCCGGCCGAGGTGCAGATCACCGGCACCGTGCGCAGCTTCGACCCCGACTCGCAAGACCGCATCGAGGCCGCCCTGCACGCCACGGCCCAGGGCGTGGCCCTGGCCAGCGGCACCGAGGTCGAGGTGAAGTACACCCGCTACTACCCGGCCACGATCAACAGCGCCGCCGAGGCCGAACTGGCGCTGGCCGCTGCCGCCGATGCGGGCCTGCAGGCCGCCGTGGCACCCCTGCCGGCCTTCACCTCCGAAGACTTTGCCTTCCTGCTGCAGCAGCGCCCGGGCGCCTATCTGTGGCTGGGTCAGCGCCGCCTGGGCGCCGAGGCCGGCACGAGCCGGCCGCTGCACCACCCCTGCTACGATTTCAATGATGCCGCCCTGCCGCTGGGCATTGCCTGGTTCACCGCGGTGGCGCAACGGGCGCTGCGGTAG
- a CDS encoding HAD-IA family hydrolase produces the protein MALQDFKVLTFDVVGTLIDFERGMLNYLHEALPDSPIGDEDFLAAYRRARASKEVIAYPDDLERCWHQIAAELGMPDTPALAQGLRDSVPRWPAFADSVAALKRLRRRFKLVAMTNAQRWALSHFEKTLDMPFDDSVTSDDALCEKPDVKFFAFTRGRLSTRGYSQADNLHVAQSQYHDIGVAKSLGLKTCWIERRHGQPGFGGTLEVKQITAPDYHFHTLAQLADAVDAGK, from the coding sequence ATGGCCCTGCAAGACTTCAAAGTTCTGACCTTCGACGTCGTCGGTACGCTGATCGACTTCGAGCGCGGCATGCTCAACTACCTGCACGAGGCGCTGCCGGACAGCCCAATTGGCGACGAAGACTTCCTGGCCGCCTACCGCCGCGCCCGCGCCAGCAAGGAGGTGATCGCCTACCCGGATGACCTGGAGCGCTGCTGGCACCAGATCGCCGCCGAGCTGGGCATGCCCGACACGCCGGCGCTGGCCCAAGGCCTGCGCGACTCGGTGCCGCGCTGGCCGGCCTTCGCCGACTCGGTGGCGGCGCTGAAACGCCTGCGCCGCCGCTTCAAGCTGGTGGCGATGACCAATGCGCAGCGCTGGGCCTTGAGCCATTTCGAGAAGACCCTGGACATGCCCTTCGACGACAGCGTCACCAGCGACGACGCGCTGTGCGAGAAGCCCGACGTCAAGTTCTTCGCCTTCACCCGCGGCCGGCTGAGCACCCGCGGCTACAGCCAGGCCGACAATCTGCATGTGGCGCAAAGCCAGTACCACGACATCGGCGTGGCCAAGAGCCTGGGCCTGAAGACCTGCTGGATCGAGCGGCGCCACGGCCAGCCCGGCTTTGGCGGTACGCTGGAGGTCAAGCAGATCACCGCGCCGGACTATCACTTCCATACGCTGGCCCAGCTGGCCGATGCCGTTGACGCCGGCAAGTGA
- a CDS encoding AraC family transcriptional regulator encodes MATPSTLTETRPRRSLEPVLAHIRAHLSEPLRLEALAQLCGLSVWRFATVFRERVGMSPYRYVNVLRVQHAQALLSQGMPAARAASESGFYDQSHLSRRFKRLCGMTPGQYQSANPSATPSATSS; translated from the coding sequence ATGGCCACACCGTCCACGCTCACCGAAACCCGGCCCCGCCGCTCGCTGGAGCCGGTGCTGGCCCATATCCGCGCCCACCTTAGCGAGCCGCTGCGGCTGGAGGCGCTGGCCCAGCTGTGCGGGCTCAGCGTCTGGCGCTTTGCCACCGTGTTCCGCGAGCGGGTGGGCATGTCGCCCTACCGCTACGTCAATGTGCTGCGCGTCCAGCACGCCCAGGCGCTGCTGAGCCAGGGCATGCCGGCGGCGCGGGCGGCCAGCGAGTCTGGCTTCTATGACCAGAGCCATCTGTCGCGCCGCTTCAAGCGCCTGTGCGGCATGACGCCGGGCCAGTATCAATCCGCCAACCCATCCGCAACCCCATCTGCAACCTCTTCCTGA
- a CDS encoding cupin domain-containing protein has translation MPITILKQSHAIAGLQDEGAVARPLSAPTATTRGRPVELEGAGNDRSGIWECTPGRFERQLANAEVMHILTGACTFTPTGGETLEISAGDTLFFPAHTTGVWDIRQTLRKVYVVMAPQQ, from the coding sequence ATGCCCATCACCATACTGAAGCAATCCCACGCCATCGCCGGCCTGCAAGACGAGGGCGCCGTCGCCCGCCCCTTGAGCGCCCCCACCGCCACCACCCGCGGCCGCCCGGTCGAGCTGGAGGGCGCCGGCAACGACCGCAGCGGCATCTGGGAGTGCACGCCCGGCCGCTTCGAACGCCAGCTGGCCAATGCCGAGGTGATGCACATCCTCACCGGCGCCTGCACGTTCACCCCCACCGGCGGCGAGACGCTGGAGATCAGCGCGGGCGACACGCTGTTCTTCCCGGCCCACACGACCGGCGTGTGGGACATCCGGCAGACCTTGAGAAAGGTCTATGTGGTGATGGCACCGCAGCAGTGA
- a CDS encoding FAD-binding oxidoreductase, whose amino-acid sequence MIGAQRSDVLIIGGGLMGTTTAFFLRQQHGLSVTLLERELIGRQASGTNFGNVRRQGRDLAQMPLANRARAVWGRVRELLGEDLEFKPYGHLRVCYTDGQAAILEQHARDARPLGLELELFSAEALRKRWGIFSHEVVAGSLSPVDGHANPRLAGPAFGRAARRAGAAIHEHSEVAHIERDGADFIAHTTDGRQFRAAQLLVTSGAWSGQFAASFGEPVPLEARGPQMGVTEPLPYAIGPSIGVSTPIETEGLYWRQIERGNIVFGGGLKGPALADQIRAYVKPDNVLRQLREMRRFVPAFEHVQLLRVWSGIEGYTADWAPVLGPSARVPGLHYAFGFNGEGFAISPGVGEVMAELLASGKSSTPIAPFSIARFA is encoded by the coding sequence ATGATCGGCGCCCAACGCAGCGATGTGCTGATCATCGGCGGCGGCCTGATGGGCACGACCACCGCCTTCTTCCTGCGCCAGCAGCATGGCCTGAGCGTCACGCTGCTGGAGCGCGAGCTGATCGGCCGCCAGGCCAGCGGCACCAATTTCGGCAATGTGCGCCGCCAGGGCCGCGATCTGGCACAGATGCCGCTGGCCAACCGGGCCCGCGCTGTCTGGGGTCGGGTCAGGGAGCTGCTGGGCGAGGACCTGGAGTTCAAGCCCTACGGCCATCTGCGCGTCTGCTACACCGATGGTCAGGCGGCCATCCTGGAGCAGCATGCCCGCGACGCACGGCCGCTGGGCCTGGAGCTGGAGCTGTTCAGCGCCGAGGCGCTGCGCAAGCGCTGGGGCATCTTCAGCCACGAGGTCGTCGCCGGTTCGTTGTCCCCGGTCGATGGCCATGCCAATCCGCGCCTGGCGGGGCCCGCCTTCGGTCGCGCCGCGCGCCGCGCCGGTGCCGCCATCCACGAGCACAGCGAGGTCGCGCATATCGAGCGCGACGGTGCCGACTTCATCGCCCACACCACCGACGGCCGGCAGTTCCGCGCCGCGCAGCTGCTGGTCACCAGCGGCGCCTGGTCGGGCCAATTCGCGGCCAGCTTCGGCGAACCGGTGCCGCTGGAGGCCCGCGGCCCGCAGATGGGCGTGACCGAGCCCCTACCCTATGCCATTGGCCCGTCGATAGGCGTATCGACACCCATCGAGACCGAGGGCCTGTACTGGCGCCAGATCGAACGCGGCAACATCGTCTTCGGCGGCGGGCTGAAGGGCCCGGCCCTGGCCGACCAGATCCGCGCCTACGTCAAGCCCGACAACGTGCTGCGCCAGCTGCGCGAGATGCGCCGCTTCGTGCCCGCCTTCGAGCATGTGCAGCTGCTGCGCGTCTGGAGCGGCATCGAGGGCTACACCGCCGACTGGGCGCCGGTGCTGGGCCCCAGCGCCCGCGTGCCCGGCCTGCACTACGCCTTCGGCTTCAACGGCGAGGGCTTCGCCATCAGCCCCGGCGTCGGTGAGGTGATGGCCGAGCTGCTGGCCTCGGGCAAGAGCTCGACGCCCATAGCGCCGTTCTCGATCGCGCGGTTTGCCTGA
- a CDS encoding NAD(P)/FAD-dependent oxidoreductase: MSGGPRVVVVGTGPAGVRAAQALVEAGVRPIVVDEGNRAGGQIYRRQPEGFKRDYATLYGSEAAKAQALHSDFDALLGQIDYRGDTLAWNVSAQQLHTVHPASGETHDIAFDALIVCSGATDRLMPVTGWNQAGCYSLGASQIALKAQACAIGSRVVFMGSGPLLYLVASQYVKAGARVEAVLDTSPAIPPLAALRGLLSRPQLLWRGLQLQAMLKRAGVTLLKGITPVRIESTPEQGVTGVSVRDAQGRTRQFTADAVGLGWHLRAESQLADLARCEFVFEPLSRQWLPRIDPDGRSSTAGVYLAGDGVRILGADGAEAAGRLAALAALHDLQQGSARHQAEQGALRATLATMDRFRQGLVLAFPWPHRQAAALPDEAVVCRCEAVSVGELRRCVRELGSQEVNRAKAFSRVGMGRCQGRFCGHAAAEVIAAEARIPIEAVGRIRGQAPVKPIMMSTGEVQS; encoded by the coding sequence GTGAGCGGCGGCCCGCGCGTGGTCGTCGTCGGCACCGGCCCGGCGGGTGTGCGGGCGGCGCAGGCCCTGGTCGAGGCCGGTGTGCGGCCCATCGTCGTCGACGAGGGCAACCGCGCGGGGGGCCAGATCTACCGCCGCCAGCCCGAGGGCTTCAAGCGCGACTACGCGACGCTGTACGGCAGCGAGGCGGCCAAGGCGCAGGCGCTGCACAGCGACTTCGATGCGCTGCTCGGGCAGATCGACTACCGCGGCGACACGCTGGCCTGGAACGTTTCCGCCCAGCAACTGCACACCGTGCACCCGGCCAGCGGCGAGACGCACGACATAGCCTTCGACGCGCTGATCGTCTGCTCCGGCGCCACCGACCGGCTGATGCCGGTGACTGGCTGGAACCAGGCCGGCTGCTACAGCCTCGGCGCCTCGCAGATCGCGCTGAAGGCGCAGGCCTGCGCGATCGGCTCGCGCGTCGTCTTCATGGGCAGCGGGCCGCTGCTTTATCTGGTGGCCTCGCAGTATGTGAAGGCCGGGGCCAGGGTCGAGGCAGTGCTGGACACCTCGCCTGCCATCCCGCCGTTGGCCGCCCTGCGCGGCCTGCTCAGCCGCCCGCAGCTGCTGTGGCGCGGGCTGCAGCTGCAGGCGATGCTGAAGCGCGCCGGCGTCACCTTGCTGAAGGGCATCACCCCGGTACGTATCGAGAGCACGCCCGAGCAAGGCGTGACCGGCGTGAGCGTCCGTGACGCCCAGGGGCGCACGCGGCAGTTCACCGCCGATGCCGTGGGGCTGGGCTGGCATCTGCGCGCCGAGTCGCAGCTGGCCGATCTGGCGCGCTGCGAGTTCGTGTTCGAGCCCTTGAGTCGGCAGTGGCTGCCACGCATCGATCCCGACGGCCGCAGCAGCACAGCTGGCGTCTATCTGGCCGGTGACGGCGTGCGCATCCTCGGGGCTGATGGCGCCGAGGCCGCCGGCCGGCTGGCCGCACTGGCGGCGCTGCACGATCTTCAGCAGGGCAGCGCCCGCCACCAGGCCGAACAGGGCGCGCTGCGCGCCACGCTGGCCACGATGGACCGCTTCCGCCAGGGCCTGGTGCTGGCCTTTCCCTGGCCGCACCGGCAGGCCGCTGCGCTGCCCGACGAGGCCGTGGTCTGCCGCTGCGAGGCCGTCAGCGTCGGCGAGCTGCGGCGCTGCGTGCGCGAGCTGGGCAGCCAGGAGGTGAACCGCGCCAAGGCCTTCAGCCGTGTCGGCATGGGCCGCTGCCAGGGACGCTTCTGCGGCCATGCGGCGGCCGAGGTGATTGCCGCCGAGGCGCGTATCCCGATCGAGGCTGTGGGCCGCATCCGCGGCCAGGCGCCGGTCAAGCCCATCATGATGAGCACAGGCGAGGTGCAATCATGA
- a CDS encoding (2Fe-2S)-binding protein, with protein sequence MTASTPAAPGARFVRLAETGRPAVRLSIDGQPVTAMQGDSLLVAVLSHQRSLRQSEFGDGARAGFCLMGACQDCWIWTEAGQRLRACSTPVMEGMAVRTTPPPGHWPVTPDLRIVQERAL encoded by the coding sequence ATGACAGCCTCCACTCCTGCAGCGCCCGGTGCGCGTTTTGTGCGCCTGGCCGAAACCGGCCGCCCGGCCGTGCGCCTGAGCATAGACGGACAGCCCGTCACCGCGATGCAGGGCGACTCCCTGCTGGTGGCCGTGCTGAGCCACCAGCGCAGCCTGCGCCAATCGGAGTTCGGCGACGGCGCGCGGGCGGGCTTCTGTCTGATGGGGGCCTGCCAGGACTGCTGGATCTGGACCGAGGCTGGCCAGCGCCTGCGCGCCTGCTCGACGCCGGTGATGGAGGGCATGGCCGTGCGCACCACGCCGCCGCCCGGCCACTGGCCGGTGACGCCTGATTTGAGAATCGTGCAGGAGCGCGCGCTGTGA
- a CDS encoding Lrp/AsnC family transcriptional regulator — protein sequence MVGPLKLDRLDLRILSQLQKNGRITNVDLADAVGLSPSPCLIRVKRLEQAGYIAGYGAQLRLEKLGDTLTVFTEVTLSDHHREDFVRFEAAIREIDEIIECHLVSGGYDYLLKFTTRGVNHYQSIVEDLLERNIGIEKYFSFIVIKSPFIKNHYPIERLFPPTL from the coding sequence GTGGTAGGCCCCCTCAAGCTTGATCGTCTCGACCTGCGCATCCTCAGCCAGCTGCAGAAAAATGGCCGCATCACCAATGTCGATCTGGCCGACGCGGTGGGCCTGTCGCCCAGCCCCTGCCTGATACGCGTGAAGCGGCTGGAGCAGGCCGGCTATATCGCCGGTTACGGCGCGCAGCTGCGGCTGGAGAAGCTGGGCGACACGCTGACCGTGTTCACCGAGGTCACACTGTCCGACCACCATCGCGAAGACTTCGTGCGCTTCGAGGCGGCGATACGCGAGATCGACGAGATCATCGAATGCCATCTGGTCAGCGGCGGCTACGACTACCTCTTGAAGTTCACGACCCGCGGCGTCAACCACTACCAGTCCATCGTCGAAGACCTGCTGGAACGCAATATCGGCATCGAGAAGTACTTCAGCTTCATCGTTATCAAGTCGCCCTTCATCAAGAACCACTACCCGATCGAGCGGCTGTTCCCGCCGACGCTCTGA
- a CDS encoding aspartate aminotransferase family protein, whose translation MQSPAHPHLDALVSLDRQHLIHPVAPWRKHEQRGVTVLESGQGSWLTDASGHQLLDAFAGLWCVNVGYGQESVVQAAVEQMRKLPYATGYFHFGSEPAIRLAAKLVEITPASLTRVYLTLGGSEAIDAAIRLITQFYNNTGRPSKKHFISLERGYHGSSSTGSGLTALPAFHRGFDMPLATQHYIASPYSYRTGLDDAAQIAASVAALRAKVAQLGGSDKVAAFFCEPIQGSGGVIVPPRGWLKAMSLAARELDILFVVDEVITGFGRTGPMFACDAEGVQPDLMTLAKGLTSGYAPMGAMLMSEAVYAGIADGAPAGAAIGHGATYSAHPVSAAVALEVLRLYDEGGLLANGQKVAPHFAAVLDGLRDHPLVGDSRHRGLLGALELVSDKASKRGFDTALGLSDRIFDAGYRNGLVFRSFGDHILGFAPALCFTEDEFAIMGTRLKKTLDEVLAAPDVRAAMK comes from the coding sequence ATGCAGTCCCCAGCACACCCCCATCTCGACGCCCTGGTCTCGCTCGATCGCCAGCATCTGATACACCCGGTTGCACCCTGGCGCAAGCACGAGCAGCGTGGCGTCACGGTGCTGGAGTCGGGCCAGGGTTCCTGGCTGACCGACGCCAGCGGCCACCAGCTGCTCGACGCCTTTGCCGGCCTGTGGTGCGTCAATGTCGGCTACGGGCAGGAGAGCGTGGTGCAGGCGGCTGTCGAGCAGATGCGCAAGCTGCCCTACGCCACCGGCTACTTCCACTTCGGCAGCGAGCCGGCAATCCGGCTGGCGGCCAAGCTGGTGGAGATCACGCCGGCCTCGCTGACCCGGGTCTATCTGACCCTGGGTGGCTCGGAGGCGATTGACGCGGCGATACGCCTGATCACACAGTTTTACAACAACACCGGCCGGCCGAGCAAAAAGCACTTCATCTCGCTGGAGCGGGGCTATCACGGCTCCTCGTCCACCGGCTCGGGGCTGACGGCACTGCCGGCCTTCCACCGCGGCTTCGACATGCCGCTGGCCACGCAGCACTACATCGCCTCGCCCTACAGCTACCGCACGGGCCTCGACGACGCCGCCCAGATCGCCGCCTCGGTGGCAGCGCTGCGCGCCAAGGTGGCCCAGCTGGGCGGCAGCGACAAGGTGGCGGCCTTCTTCTGCGAGCCGATCCAGGGCTCGGGCGGCGTGATCGTGCCGCCCAGGGGCTGGCTGAAGGCGATGAGCCTGGCCGCCCGCGAGCTGGACATCCTGTTCGTCGTCGACGAGGTCATCACCGGCTTCGGCCGCACCGGGCCTATGTTTGCCTGCGACGCCGAGGGCGTGCAGCCCGACCTGATGACCTTGGCCAAGGGGCTGACCTCGGGCTATGCACCGATGGGGGCGATGCTGATGTCCGAGGCGGTGTACGCCGGCATTGCCGACGGCGCGCCGGCCGGCGCGGCCATAGGCCATGGCGCGACCTACTCGGCCCATCCGGTCAGTGCGGCGGTGGCGCTGGAGGTGCTGCGGCTGTACGACGAGGGTGGGCTGCTCGCCAACGGGCAAAAAGTGGCCCCGCATTTCGCCGCCGTGCTCGATGGTCTGCGCGATCATCCGCTGGTGGGCGACTCGCGCCACCGCGGCCTGCTCGGTGCGCTGGAGCTGGTCAGCGACAAGGCCAGCAAGCGCGGCTTCGACACTGCCCTGGGCCTGTCGGACCGCATCTTCGACGCAGGCTACCGCAACGGCCTAGTGTTCCGCTCGTTCGGCGACCACATCCTCGGCTTCGCGCCGGCGCTGTGCTTCACCGAGGACGAGTTCGCCATCATGGGCACGCGGCTGAAGAAGACCTTGGACGAAGTGCTGGCCGCGCCTGATGTGCGTGCCGCGATGAAATAA